One region of Blastocatellia bacterium genomic DNA includes:
- a CDS encoding site-2 protease family protein encodes MENTEPSYRLSEVPAAPSAFDREVVFIDSPESELSARRIRKHVLYFLATVVTTTLTGGSWVVNPPINSILDLFIAPTVAVVRETLAGNLFPLTQGLIFTTTLLVILAAHEFGHYFACRYYGIRATLPFFIPAPPAVTLFGTFGAVIKIKEPIPSRRALFDIGIAGPLAGFAVALPASIIGLAIAKPAPFVESLPTKSTQFLDPPLFKLIAWALGTPAMIDWNPIYWAAWGTLFVTALNLFPVGQLDGGHVLYAVLGKRIHKWVSRAVVVATAALSITAYVKWELPVYGLWTLVLLFLLKVGHPQVSEDEALGRGRIILAIVALIVFLLCFMPFPAITL; translated from the coding sequence GTGGAAAATACCGAGCCGTCGTATCGCCTCAGCGAAGTTCCCGCCGCGCCCTCCGCGTTTGATCGTGAAGTCGTTTTCATCGACTCGCCTGAAAGCGAACTGTCGGCGCGGCGCATTCGGAAACACGTCCTTTACTTCCTCGCCACCGTCGTCACGACCACGCTGACCGGCGGGTCATGGGTGGTGAACCCGCCGATTAATTCAATACTCGACCTGTTCATCGCGCCAACGGTTGCAGTGGTTCGCGAAACGCTTGCAGGGAACCTCTTCCCGCTGACGCAAGGGCTGATCTTCACGACGACGCTGCTGGTGATTCTGGCGGCGCACGAGTTCGGCCACTATTTCGCCTGTCGTTATTATGGCATTCGCGCGACGCTGCCGTTCTTTATTCCCGCGCCGCCGGCGGTGACGCTGTTCGGCACATTCGGCGCGGTGATCAAGATCAAAGAGCCGATCCCCTCGCGCCGCGCGCTATTTGACATTGGCATCGCCGGGCCGCTCGCCGGTTTCGCCGTCGCCTTGCCGGCTTCGATCATCGGCCTGGCAATCGCGAAGCCCGCGCCTTTCGTCGAAAGCTTGCCGACCAAAAGCACACAGTTCTTGGACCCGCCGCTGTTCAAGCTCATTGCCTGGGCACTGGGAACGCCGGCGATGATCGATTGGAATCCGATCTACTGGGCGGCGTGGGGGACGCTGTTCGTGACGGCGCTGAACCTCTTTCCCGTCGGCCAGCTTGACGGCGGCCATGTGCTCTATGCGGTGCTTGGTAAGCGAATTCACAAATGGGTTTCGCGCGCTGTGGTCGTGGCGACGGCGGCGCTATCGATCACTGCCTACGTCAAATGGGAACTGCCGGTCTATGGCCTCTGGACGCTGGTGCTGCTGTTCCTGCTCAAAGTCGGCCACCCGCAGGTCAGCGAAGACGAGGCGCTCGGGCGTGGGCGCATCATTCTCGCCATCGTTGCGTTAATTGTCTTCCTGCTTTGCTTCATGCCTTTCCCGGCTATCACGCTTTAA
- a CDS encoding HU family DNA-binding protein: protein MIKLDIVNRVADRTGVPKMKAEQAVDALFHSMKEALARGERIELRGFGVFVVKPRKRGVGRNPRTGEVTDIPPGKTIRFKPGKELQA from the coding sequence GTGATCAAACTCGACATCGTCAACCGCGTCGCAGACCGCACGGGCGTGCCGAAGATGAAGGCGGAACAGGCCGTGGACGCGCTCTTTCATTCGATGAAAGAGGCTCTGGCGCGCGGCGAACGCATCGAACTGCGCGGCTTCGGCGTCTTCGTCGTCAAACCGCGCAAGCGCGGCGTCGGCCGCAACCCGCGCACGGGCGAAGTCACAGACATCCCGCCCGGCAAGACGATCCGCTTCAAGCCCGGCAAAGAATTGCAGGCTTAG